The following nucleotide sequence is from Kiritimatiella glycovorans.
CTGCTGGACAGCAGAAGGCCGTCCGCAGAGGCTGCTCATGGAGTGCGCTGACTCCGTCAGCGCTTTTCCGGACGGGCTTTCCTGATCTCCCGGAGTTCGCTTTTCGGGATGCGGTCGAGGTTGCGCAGCGCGAGGCTCATCCGGGGGTTGCCCTTCAGCCGGCGGCGGTGACGGTCGAGAAACGCCCAGTACAGGCGGGTGAACGGGCAGGCGTCGTCTCCTGTGCGGCGGTCGGGGCGGTAGCGGCACCCGCGGCAGTAGTTGCTCATGCGGCGGATGTAGGCCCCGCCGGCGGCGTAAGGTTTCGAGGCCAGCAGCCCGCCGTCGGCGTATTGCGACATCCCCAGCACGTTGGGCAGTTCGACCCATTCGACGGCGTCGAGGTAGATGGCGAGATACCACTCGTGGATCTCCTTCGGCCGGACCCCGAGCAGCAGACTGTAGAGGCCGGTGATCATCAGCCGCTGGATGTGGTGCGCGTAGCCGGTCGACAGCGTCTGACCGATCGCCTCCCGCAGACACGCCATCGCGGTCTCGCCGGTCCAGTAAAACTCCGGCAGCGGACGATCCGCGCCGAGGGCATTGCGCTGCGCGTATTCGGGCATGAAGCGGTGGTAGATGCCGCGCACGTACTCGCGCCAGCCGAGGATCTGGCGCACGAATCCCTCCGCCGCGGCGGCCGGCACCACGCCGTCCCGGAAGGCCGCGGTCGCGGCTGCGAGCACCTCGTGCGGACGGAGGAGATGGAGGTTCAACGACGACGACAGCAGCGAGTGCCACAGGTAGGGCTCCCCGGTCCACATCGCGTCCTGGTAGCGACCGAACGACGCCAGCCGCTCGCGTACGAACCGCTGCAGCGCGTCGAGCGCCTGTGCGCGGGTCACCGGCCAGGCGAACGCGTCGAGCGATCCGGGATGGCCGCCGAAGCGCCGGGCGACGAGTTCCAGCACCTCGCGCGTAATCGCGTCGGGACGGTACGCCGGCGGGGAGGGGTGGTCCGGAGGTCCCTCGCGACCGAACGAGGCGCGGTTCTCGGCGTCGTAATTCCACATGCCGCCCACCGGCTCTTCGCCGTCCATCAGCACGCCGGTGCGGCGGCGCATCATGCGGTAGAAGTGCTCCTGCCGGAAGGTCTTCCGGCCCTCCGCCCAGTCGTCGAACACCTCGCGCGGACAGAGGAAGTGGCGGTCCGAGCGCCATTCGACCGGGATGCCCGCCTCGTGGGCCGCATGCGTCAGGTCCTCGCGCACACGGTGCTCGCCGGGTTCGACGCCGATGACCCGTTCGGGCTTCCAGTCGCGCAGATCCGCCGTCATTCGTCCCGCGAGCGAACTGCGCGCGTCGTGCGGGTCGAGTTCGTGGTACGTGACGGGCCTGCCGCGCTGTTTCAGTTCGTCGGCGAAGTGGCGCATCGCGCTGAAGAAGAGGGCGAGGCGGACCTTGTGGCTCCGCACGTATTCGGCTTCGCCCACCGCCTCCGCCATCCAGACCCGGTCGCGGCGCGGATCGAATCCGTCGAACGCCGCCGATTCCGCGTCGAGCTGATCCCCGAGCACGACGACGAGATGGCGGACGGAATGGGGCCGGTTACTCACGGTGCTCGAGCATAGACTCCGCGGCCGTTCGGGGCAAGGACGGGCCGCATGGTGGTAAGGCAGCGTCAATGACAGTTACCATTTACACAGCAGTTCTCATTATGGCCGCATTCCGACCGCGGACGGCGTGGCAGCCGTCCCTCCCGAGTCGATATCCGACGCATTTTCGGGCACTGGGAGGGTCGGGTGCCACCCCGACCGAAAAGGGTGAAGCCATAATGAGAATCGCTGCCATTTACATTCACGGAATGTCCGCGGAGTGGCGGGCGATGACTGCATCGATCTGTTCCATGTCGGAGGAACTCAGATCGACGTCGCCGGCGCGGGCGTTTTCGGCGGCCTGCCCGGGGGTCCGCGCGCCGACGAGGGCGTGCGTCACGCCGGGGCGCGCGAGGGTCCAGGCGATCGCGAGCTGCGCGAGGGAGAGGTCGTAGGACTTCGCGATCGGGCGCAATTCTTCGAGCATGGCGTGGACGCGTTGGAGGTGGGCCGCCTTGAAGCGCGGATGGCGTGAGCGCAGGTCGCTCTCCGGGAAGGTGCGGTCGGGTCCGATTTTGCCGGTGAGCAGTCCCAGCGCGAGGGTCGAGTAGGAGAGGAACGCGAGGCCCTGCTCCTGCACATAGGGGAGCTGGGCGTCCTTCTCCCGGTCCAGCATGCTGTACTTCTCCTGGTCCGAATCCAGCGGCCCCGCGCTGCGGTAGGCCTTGAGATCGTCGATCTCCGCGTTGCAGGTGCCGATCGCGCGGATCTTGCCCTCGTCCTTGAGTTTCAGCAGCTCCGTCATCGTGTCCTCGATCGGGGTGGTGGATTCCTGCCAGTGGGTCTGGTAGAGGTCGATCGTGTCGACGTTGAGCCGCCTCAGGCTGGCTTCGATTTCGCGGCGGATGGAGACGGGCGCGAGATACTTGCAGACCTTGCGGCCCTCGGTTTCGAAATAGAAATCGCCGGCCTCCTCGTTCCACACCAGCCCGCACTTGGTGGCGAGGACGACCCTGTCGCGGCGGTCGGAGATCGCCCGGCCCACGAGTTCCTCCGAGAGACCGAATCCGTAGATCGGTGCCGTGTCGATCATCGTCATCCCCTGATCGATCGCGGCGTGAATGGCGGGCACGGGGTCGTTGCGGTCCGTCCCGCCCCACATCCATCCGCCCAGCGCCCACGTCCCGAGGGCCACGACGGGGGCTTCGATGCCGGATGATCCGAGTGTGCGCGTCTTCATGGGTCTGCCTCCTCTGTTCGGATTTCAAATCAAAAGCGCGAATGAATCATTGTACAGGAGATCATGCCGACGGTCAAAAATGAGCCCGGTATCGCCGTCGGGAAAAGAAGGACGACCGCGGATGCAGCCTTAAAATCGGGATTCACCGTGAAGGGCATAAAGGGTCGTTTTTCGTACTCCCGAGTTCAACCTTGGGACACCCGGGGGACTATCGTACTCGTACTCGTACTCAGCGAAGCGGTACTCGTACTCGAATTCCTCGAATCGGGGTGAGGGTAGGGATTCTGCTGGACAGCAGAAGGCCGTCCGCCGCTTTATCCCCCGATATTCCACGCCCGGTTGCGGTAATTGCGCGCGGTGACGCCGTAGTATTTCCTGAACTCGCGGTTGAAGTGCGAAGCGCTCTCGTAGCCGACCTCAAAGATAATATCGGTGACCTCGCGCTCAGTGGTTTTGAGCAGGTGCGCCGCCGCCTGCAGACGGACCTGGTTGACGAACGCCGAGGGGGTGCGATTCAGGTGCCTGCGCATGGTGCGGCTGACGTGTTCCGCGCTGTGACCGCTCAGCTCGACCAGCCGCGGCACGCCCTCGAGGTAATTCTCCTCGAGCTGCATCGCGTTCATCGCATTGCGCAGCCAGTAGGGCAGCTCGTCGCCGTCGGACGTCTGCGCCGTGAGGATGCTGACGACGTCCAGCACCAGGCCGATCAGTATCCGGGTGTTGGCTGAATCGTGCTGGCGATACTCCGCCTCGAGCCAGCGTACCTTCGCCAGCAGGGCTTTCCACTCCGTCATGAGACACTCGGCATGGCCGTGCTTCATCTGGCGGACGGCCGCGATCTGATCCGCGCTGAGCAGCTCGCCCGCGCGGCGGAAGAGCGAGGTGACGAAAGGGACATTGACGATCTGCGCCGAAGGGCGTCCGCGCGCGCAGCGGAAGGTATGCAGGTCGTCGGGCCGGATCAGCACCACCGACCGCGTCGCGAGTTCATATTCGGCGTCGTTGATCAGATGGCGCACCGGGCCCTCGGTCACGAGGAAGATCTCGTACAGCTCGTGGTGGTGCAGCGCCACCGGATGTTCGTCCGTAATCGTGTCGTGCGCCACCTTGTACGGCAGACCGGCCAGCTGCCGGTCCACCGGGACCTTGTAGATGTCGGGACGGGCCGTGGTCATTTCAGTCCCCCGTATACCTCACTTCACCTTCCGGTGACATGAAAGAATATCTGAAATATCAAATATGGATCAATTCGGTCATTGTGAAGGTGGCGCGGTTGACGAGGTTTGCTAAAGTGGAACGCAATCGATGGCAGCAAGAATCTGCCCGGAACACGGAACAGAAAGGAGAGACGGGATGCAAGCGATGAAATGGATGGCGGTAATGGCGGTGCTGGTAATGGCGGGTGCAGTACAGGCCGACTGGAGTTCGGTGGATGACTTCGAGTCTTATACGGCGAACAGCAGGATCGTGGGTCAGAACGGGTGGACGAACTCGTCCGACAGTCCGGTGAGGTCCTATCAGGCGGATGCCGTGGCCGATCCGGACGGCGACGGTAAGGTCCTTCTCTTCAAAAAGACCGGCCTCTCGGGCGGGATGGCTTATTTGGTCAACGACAGTTCCGGCTATGCCGGTTTGACCGGGTCTTCGCCGCAGACGCTTTTCATGCGTTTCCGGTATACCTCGAACACCAATCTGCAGACGGGGAACCCCGCTGAGGAGCTGATCGGTTTTGGCGTCACTCCGGATGCGAACATTCCCTATGACGACAGCGGATTGACCGAAATGAAGCAGGGCTTCGCGGTGGGCGACCCGGACAACGATGGAGACGCGGACAGCCTGATGAATCCGCAACAGGATGTCGGCACGAATCTTCTCGCGGACACCTGGTACAATCTCTGGCTGGTGACGGATAACCAGGCGCCGGACAGCGCAAAACTCTACATCCAGTCTTCGGACGATACCCGTTTCAGTTCGCAGGCCGAGATAGCGGTCAGCAATACGTGGATTCGCGGCGAGGGTGCGTTGGCGTACGATACGCTCTATTTTGTCGCGAACCACGTAGACGGTCCGGATGCGTATATTGACGACATCTATTACGACAATTCCGGAGAGAATCTGGTCAATCCCATCCCCGAACCGGCGACGCTCGGTCTGATGGCGACGGTCGCGGGGGGGGTGTTCCTGCTGCGCCGCTTCCGCCGCTGAGGGCGGAAGAAGACGCGCTGGGTTGGACGTTCTGCTGTCCGGCAGAACGTCCGCAAACTCGGAGTGCACGCCCTGCCTATGACCCCCGGGGTGGGTGAGGACGCGAAAGGCAGGGATGCTGCGGTCCGGCGAAAGACGCCCGAACCATCGAAATCGGCCCCCGCCCCATGAACATGAAGGTCGTGGAGGAATGATCAAAACACTGACAACGTCGCTGATCGTCTGCTGGCTCTGCGCGTCGGCCCTGGCCGCACGCACGACCGATGACCGTCTCAATGTGGTCTTTATCCTGATCGACGACATGGGCTGGAAGGATCCGGGCTGTTACGGCGGGGAACTGTTCGAGACGCCCAACATCGACCGCCTCGCGGCGCAGGGGATGCGGTTCACCGACGCCTATGCGGCGTGCAGCGTCTGCGCTCCGACCCGCGCCAGCCTCGTCACGGGCAAGTACCCCGGCCGGCTCCACTTCACCGCGCTCACGGGACATCAGGAGATGCTCGGTAACGTCGAACACAATCCGACCGGCATCAAGCTGATCCAGCCCGCGATCACGAGAGAGGACGGCGTGCAGCCCGACGAGTTCTGCATCGCGGAGGCGTTCCGCGCCGCGGGCTATCGCACCGCGCTGTTCGGGAAGACGCACTTCGGGAGCGGACACGAGAACCTGCACGCAATGGGCTTCGACGTCGCCGAGAACCCGCAGTGCGATATGTGGGTGACCCCGCCCGCGGTGGTCGAGGACGATCCCAAGCGGATGACGACCATCACGGATCGCTCAATCGAATTCATGCGCGAATGTGCGGACCGCGACCGCCCCTTCTTTCTCTACGTCCCGCACAAGGCGGTCCACGTCCAGTTCCAGGCCACGCGCGAATATTACGAACAATACGCGCAAAAACTGACCCCGGAAGAGAAAGAGGAGTACTCGCCCTACTATCTGGCCATGGTCGAGGAACTCGACCGCGAGGTCGGACGGCTGCTCGACGAGCTCGAACGACTGGGTGTCGCGGACCGTACGGCCGTGTTTTTCACGTCCGACAACGGGGGCGTGGACACCGTCTACAGCAAGACCCCCTATCCGGCCACGTCCATGGCTCCGCTGCGGGGCCAGAAGGGCGGGCAGTACGAGGGGTCGCACCGCGTCCCGCTGATCGTCCGCTGGCCCGGTCACGTCCGGCCCGGATCGGTCTCGCATGAGGTCGTCATCACCCCCGACTTCTATCCCACCTGCCTCGACATGGCCGGACTGCCGGGCCATCCCGGACAGCATCTCGACGGCATCAGCATGGTGCCCGCCCTCCGGGGCGGCGAACTGGAGCGCGAAGCGGTCTACTGGCATAAGCCGCACTACTACACCCGGAACGGGCCGCTGAGCGTCATCCGCTGCGGGCGCTACAAGTACATCCACTACTGGGAGACCGAACTCTCGCCCGCCGGCGGGCCGCCGCACCAGCTCTTCGATCTGGAACAGGACATCGGCGAAACCGATAACCTCGTCAGGGAAAAACCCGAAATCGCGGACCGGCTCAGGAAGATGCTCATGGCGCATCTGGAGGAGGTCGACGCCGAGCTGCCGGAGGTCAACCCGCGTTACGGCCGGAAGGAGACCGCTACAGAGCGTGAAGGGGCGGGGCATGCAGCCCGGGACGACTGGAAGAAAGTCGACGATTTTGAGTCCTATGCCCCGGGCGAATCCGTAGCGGGGCGCGACGGGTGGCGGAGCGCCGACGACTCGCTTTCCTGCGAGGCGCGGGTGGTCGCCGATCCCGACGGGACCGGAAAGGTCCTGCGATTCCGGAAGACCGGCGCCCGGGTCGGCGTGGCCGCACTGGTTCATGAGGGAAGCGGGTTTATCGCCCGAACGCTTTCCGCGCCGCAGACCCTCACGCTGCGTT
It contains:
- a CDS encoding cryptochrome/photolyase family protein; its protein translation is MSNRPHSVRHLVVVLGDQLDAESAAFDGFDPRRDRVWMAEAVGEAEYVRSHKVRLALFFSAMRHFADELKQRGRPVTYHELDPHDARSSLAGRMTADLRDWKPERVIGVEPGEHRVREDLTHAAHEAGIPVEWRSDRHFLCPREVFDDWAEGRKTFRQEHFYRMMRRRTGVLMDGEEPVGGMWNYDAENRASFGREGPPDHPSPPAYRPDAITREVLELVARRFGGHPGSLDAFAWPVTRAQALDALQRFVRERLASFGRYQDAMWTGEPYLWHSLLSSSLNLHLLRPHEVLAAATAAFRDGVVPAAAAEGFVRQILGWREYVRGIYHRFMPEYAQRNALGADRPLPEFYWTGETAMACLREAIGQTLSTGYAHHIQRLMITGLYSLLLGVRPKEIHEWYLAIYLDAVEWVELPNVLGMSQYADGGLLASKPYAAGGAYIRRMSNYCRGCRYRPDRRTGDDACPFTRLYWAFLDRHRRRLKGNPRMSLALRNLDRIPKSELREIRKARPEKR
- a CDS encoding aldo/keto reductase; translated protein: MKTRTLGSSGIEAPVVALGTWALGGWMWGGTDRNDPVPAIHAAIDQGMTMIDTAPIYGFGLSEELVGRAISDRRDRVVLATKCGLVWNEEAGDFYFETEGRKVCKYLAPVSIRREIEASLRRLNVDTIDLYQTHWQESTTPIEDTMTELLKLKDEGKIRAIGTCNAEIDDLKAYRSAGPLDSDQEKYSMLDREKDAQLPYVQEQGLAFLSYSTLALGLLTGKIGPDRTFPESDLRSRHPRFKAAHLQRVHAMLEELRPIAKSYDLSLAQLAIAWTLARPGVTHALVGARTPGQAAENARAGDVDLSSSDMEQIDAVIARHSADIP
- a CDS encoding helix-turn-helix transcriptional regulator, producing MTTARPDIYKVPVDRQLAGLPYKVAHDTITDEHPVALHHHELYEIFLVTEGPVRHLINDAEYELATRSVVLIRPDDLHTFRCARGRPSAQIVNVPFVTSLFRRAGELLSADQIAAVRQMKHGHAECLMTEWKALLAKVRWLEAEYRQHDSANTRILIGLVLDVVSILTAQTSDGDELPYWLRNAMNAMQLEENYLEGVPRLVELSGHSAEHVSRTMRRHLNRTPSAFVNQVRLQAAAHLLKTTEREVTDIIFEVGYESASHFNREFRKYYGVTARNYRNRAWNIGG
- a CDS encoding PEP-CTERM sorting domain-containing protein; amino-acid sequence: MQAMKWMAVMAVLVMAGAVQADWSSVDDFESYTANSRIVGQNGWTNSSDSPVRSYQADAVADPDGDGKVLLFKKTGLSGGMAYLVNDSSGYAGLTGSSPQTLFMRFRYTSNTNLQTGNPAEELIGFGVTPDANIPYDDSGLTEMKQGFAVGDPDNDGDADSLMNPQQDVGTNLLADTWYNLWLVTDNQAPDSAKLYIQSSDDTRFSSQAEIAVSNTWIRGEGALAYDTLYFVANHVDGPDAYIDDIYYDNSGENLVNPIPEPATLGLMATVAGGVFLLRRFRR
- a CDS encoding sulfatase, coding for MIKTLTTSLIVCWLCASALAARTTDDRLNVVFILIDDMGWKDPGCYGGELFETPNIDRLAAQGMRFTDAYAACSVCAPTRASLVTGKYPGRLHFTALTGHQEMLGNVEHNPTGIKLIQPAITREDGVQPDEFCIAEAFRAAGYRTALFGKTHFGSGHENLHAMGFDVAENPQCDMWVTPPAVVEDDPKRMTTITDRSIEFMRECADRDRPFFLYVPHKAVHVQFQATREYYEQYAQKLTPEEKEEYSPYYLAMVEELDREVGRLLDELERLGVADRTAVFFTSDNGGVDTVYSKTPYPATSMAPLRGQKGGQYEGSHRVPLIVRWPGHVRPGSVSHEVVITPDFYPTCLDMAGLPGHPGQHLDGISMVPALRGGELEREAVYWHKPHYYTRNGPLSVIRCGRYKYIHYWETELSPAGGPPHQLFDLEQDIGETDNLVREKPEIADRLRKMLMAHLEEVDAELPEVNPRYGRKETATEREGAGHAARDDWKKVDDFESYAPGESVAGRDGWRSADDSLSCEARVVADPDGTGKVLRFRKTGARVGVAALVHEGSGFIARTLSAPQTLTLRFRFTGHEGLKGAAEEYVGFGVTADAGIDRLPLLKQGFTIRDADDDQEADQLASPAGKVSMRLRPDTWYRVWLITDNKKPDTARLYMQSGDDPRFADMREVPAAFDWISGPGARPYPVIALIANHASGPAMYVDDIYFDNHRANLAPPPADEARGG